A region from the Brassica napus cultivar Da-Ae chromosome C8, Da-Ae, whole genome shotgun sequence genome encodes:
- the LOC125591457 gene encoding high mobility group nucleosome-binding domain-containing protein 5-like: MAKTRGQVGSRRSKRNQGLEVVDQEDKAPQLKVKKRTAKKTASPKKNLVLTPTRRSSRIKKVAAEDDYIEDVTPSDDDEVEDVTPPKDNEVQDVTPAQDDEVEDVTPEDKDDQAEKSMSEEDTDDEEDVNGKEDVNGKEDEEDGDLNGKENEEESANMEDDGVLNEKGNEEEACEEEARDMEEDGTTQDDEIPSTEGVKLAGEEVSKKNKRGPTKLRRVAENPNDKIMVTFNDIGEHVGPGSVTLSSVLGPLVREHVPVTLADWRKLDAATKATMWEEIQGRFNLQEEWQKAVIFKQLGNVWRAGKSRLVSQVRVAKTAAERIALKPSNIPSLQLWNTWVKSKTTKSFTETSNKYRAMRRNQIPHTTSRKGMLRLADDMVKE, from the exons ATGGCAAAGACAAGAGGACAAGTTGGTTCTCGTCGGAGTAAACGTAATCAAGGCTTGGAGGTAGTAGATCAAGAGGACAAGGCACCGCAACTAAAAGTGAAGAAAAGAACAGCAAAGAAAACGGCTTCCCCTAAAAAGAATTTAGTTTTAACGCCAACGAGAAGAAGTAGTAGAATCAAGAAAGTGGCTGCTGAAGATGATTACATAGAAGATGTAACACCATCTGACGATGATGAGGTAGAAGATGTTACACCTCCTAAGGATAATGAAGTACAAGATGTAACACCTGCTCAGGATGATGAAGTAGAAGATGTAACACCCGAAGATAAGGATGATCAGGCTGAGAAGTCAATGTCTGAAGAAGATACAGACGATGAAGAGGATGTCAATGGGAAAGAGGATGTCAATGGgaaagaggatgaagaagatggagatctcaatgggaaagagaatgaagaagaatCGGCCAATATGGAAGATGATGGAGTTCTTAATGAGAAAGGGAACGAAGAGGaagcttgcgaagaagaagcTCGCGATATGGAAGAAGATGGCACTACGCAAGATGATGAGATTCCTAGTACTGAAGGAGTTAAGCTAGCAGGGGaggaagtttcaaaaaaaaataaaagaggacCTACAAAGTTGCGTAGAGTGGCTGAAAATCCCAATGATAAGATTATGGTCACATTCAATGACATTGGTGAGCATGTTGGACCTGGTTCAGTAACCCTATCGTCGGTTCTTGGTCCTCTTGTGAGGGAACATGTTCCGGTTACACTTGCCGATTGGAGAAAACTTGATGCAGCGACTAAAGCAACAATGTGGGAAGAAATTcag GGGAGGTTTAACTTGCAAGAAGAGTGGCAGAAAGCTGTTATTTTCAAGCAGCTGGGAAATGTGTGGAGGGCTGGGAAGTCAAGGCTGGTGTCACAAGTACGTGTGGCGAAGACTGCAGCTGAGAGAATAGCTTTAAAACCGAGCAACATCCCATCCCTTCAACTGTGGAACACTTGGGTTAAGAGTAAGACTACCAAATCTTTCACA GAAACGAGTAACAAGTACAGAGCGATGAGAAGAAATCAGATTCCTCACACCACCAGCCGCAAAGGAATGCTTCGTTTAGCTGATGATATGGTAAAAGAGTAG
- the LOC125591456 gene encoding uncharacterized protein LOC125591456 — protein sequence MLCPCRDCRNLSHQSLDKIVEHLVIRGMDKKYKSSRWSIHGEKRDSAEDSVLQYETEAFDLFKTIFSMDEGGPNPTTDNEDDEAPEEIEFKKKLRDAQTPLYSDCLKHTKVSAIMGLYRFKVKSGVSENYFDQLLVLLEDLLPEDNVLPKSLAAIKKFLKIFGFGYDSIHACKNDCILYRKEYENLESCPRCKVSRWEMDKHSNELKVGIPAKVLRYFPIKDRFRRMFRSQRMAEDLRWHYTNATEDGTMRHPVDSISWAQVNAKWPDFAADPRNLRLGISTDGMNPFSMQSTNHSTWPVLLVNYNTPPTMCMKAENIMLTLLIPGPTAPGNNIDVYLAPLIDDLKDLWAEGIEVYDSFAKENFNLRALLLWSISDYPALGTLSGCKVKGKQACNVCGKDTPARWLKFSRKFVYMSNRRRLPPGHRYRYKKAWFDNTVEEGNANRIQTGAEIYETLQAFTNDFGRPLEKEKKRKRLELEDDEKLQEEECEESNELWRWKKRSIFFDLPYWKVNYSN from the coding sequence ATGCTATGCCCTTGTAGAGACTGCCGCAATCTGAGCCATCAGTCACTGGATAAAATTGTGGAGCATTTGGTGATTAGGGGTATGGATAAGAAGTATAAGAGTTCTCGTTGGAGTATTCATGGAGAAAAAAGAGATTCTGCAGAAGACagtgttcttcaatatgaaacAGAGGCGTTTGATTTGTTTAAGACAATATTCTCCATGGACGAAGGTGGTCCAAACCCGACAACTGACAACGAAGACGATGAAGCACCAGAGGAAATTGAGTTTAAGAAAAAGCTCAGAGACGCTCAAACGCCATTATACTCGGATTGTCTCAAGCACACAAAGGTTTCAGCTATCATGGGACTTTACAGATTCAAGGTTAAAAGTGGTGTGTCGGAGAACTACTTTGATCAGCTGTTGGTTTTACTTGAGGATTTGCTACCTGAAGACAATGTTCTTCCCAAGAGTTTAGCTGCAATCAAAAAATTTCTGAAGATCTTTGGGTTCGGCTACGACAGTATTCATGCTTGCAAGAATGATTGCATATTGTATAGGAAGGAGTATGAGAACCTAGAAAGCTGTCCAAGATGCAAAGTTTCAAGATGGGAAATGGATAAGCACAGTAATGAGTTAAAGGTGGGGATTCCGGCAAAGGTCCTTAGATATTTTCCAATCAAGGACAGGTTTAGGAGGATGTTTAGATCACAAAGGATGGCTGAAGATCTGCGTTGGCACTATACCAATGCCACTGAAGATGGTACAATGCGGCACCCTGTTGATTCTATCTCTTGGGCACAAGTGAATGCTAAATGGCCAGACTTTGCTGCTGATCCACGGAATCTTCGACTTGGGATTTCTACAGATGGGATGAACCCTTTCTCCATGCAAAGCACCAATCACAGCACATGGCCAGTGTTGTTAGTGAACTATAACACGCCTCCAACCATGTGTATGAAGGCTGAGAATATAATGCTGACTTTGTTGATCCCTGGTCCTACTGCTCCTGGTAACAACATTGATGTTTACCTAGCACCACTGATAGACGATCTAAAGGATTTGTGGGCTGAGGGTATTGAAGTGTATGACTCATTTGCGAAGGAGAACTTTAATCTCAGAGCCTTGCTGCTTTGGAGTATCAGTGACTATCCAGCCTTAGGAACACTGTCTGGATGTAAAGTAAAGGGGAAACAAGCCTGCAATGTATGTGGAAAGGATACACCTGCAAGGTGGCTTAAGTTTAGCCGCAAGTTTGTCTACATGAGTAACAGAAGGAGACTACCGCCTGGCCATCGTTACAGATATAAAAAAGCTTGGTTTGACAACACTGTGGAGGAAGGGAATGCTAATAGGATACAAACAGGCGCTGAGATATATGAGACACTACAAGCTTTTACGAATGATTTTGGTAGACCTctagagaaggaaaaaaaaaggaaaagactagagttggaagatgatgagaagttacaAGAAGAAGAGTGTGAAGAATCAAATGAACTATGGCGGtggaagaagagatcaataTTCTTTGATCTACCTTACTGGAAGGTAAACTATAGTAACTGA